From one Pseudomonas sp. MYb118 genomic stretch:
- a CDS encoding ATP-binding protein encodes MHTPGSQRIIKIRRDYNRLVADETMEDYALRFTPKSFRKWSELRIANTAIGAVSFLALEAIGGALVMSYGFTNTAWAILAAALVIFFTGLPISYYAARYGVDMDLLTRGAGFGYIGSTITSLIYASFTFLFFALEAAIMALALELYFHIPLALAYVICSVIVIPLVAYGITLINRLQMWSQPLWLVLLLVPYVFVICKNPTALSDWLTFSGREGEGSTFDLLLFGAAFSVALSLVTQIGEQVDYLRFLPEKTRRNRKRWWAALLMAGPGWIIPGAVKIMAGAFLAFLALQYEVPIERAAEPTQMYLVAYRYVFSSPEWALAAMTLFVIISQIKINLTNAYAGSLAWSNFFARVTHSHPGRVIWLVFNVAIALVLMELGVFDAIEQVLGLYANVAIAWIGALVADLVINKPLGWSPQHIEFKRAHLYDINPVGVGAMLIASLASFCAHFGLFGSLAQAAPPLISLTIALITAPLLAWLTQGRYYIARSSDSHLLYPTGAQDNLRCGLCNNHFETPDMAYCPAYRSPICSLCCSLDARCADQCKSRARLSLQLEDLITRLLPRLPRRYLHTRLAQYLGLLAILMAGSSGGLALIYNQVAHGLVDQSPQAQHLLTLAFLKAFLMVCVSAGVLAWWIVLTRESRRVAQEESERQTSLLIQEIEAHEKTDQALQEAKEASEAANAAKSRYITGLSHELRTPLNSILGFTQILQRDGLTPAQHQDPLATIMRSSSHLLSLIDGLLDVAKIEAGKLRLEPSEILFQEFLHDLEKIFASTARHKNLGFRLELEGRMPMVVRGDEKRVRQILINLLGNAVNFTDRGEVLLRVSYRRETAIFDIIDTGIGIAPEQIDRIFQPFERGGQTRQDNGVGLGLTITRMLTSLMGGALSVSSTPGEGTRFQVRLFLSEVRVPKAVEDANHDVIGYEGARRRVLVVDDHIEHRKVISGMLAPLGFDIVQAENGMDAVRQVSLLHPDLILMDLSMPDMDGWATIRMIRHNAGSNVPVIVLSANANTSPDDNLGHDYLAKPVHLRHLLDRLKHHLQLEWRHRPLNRVETKTPWVLPPRQDLEDLYELCGLGHVRGIQNKLDAIERDSIASAGFIADLRTLAKGFRLDELSLQLKEVLHERHHPGE; translated from the coding sequence GTGCACACTCCAGGCTCCCAGCGCATCATCAAAATCCGCCGCGACTACAACCGGCTGGTCGCCGACGAGACCATGGAAGACTACGCGCTGCGCTTCACGCCCAAGTCGTTTCGCAAGTGGTCGGAACTGCGCATCGCCAACACCGCCATCGGCGCGGTGTCGTTCCTCGCGCTGGAGGCGATTGGCGGTGCGCTGGTGATGAGTTACGGCTTCACCAATACAGCCTGGGCGATCCTCGCCGCGGCCCTGGTGATCTTCTTCACCGGCCTGCCCATCAGCTATTACGCGGCGCGTTATGGCGTGGACATGGACCTGCTGACCCGCGGCGCCGGCTTCGGCTACATCGGATCGACCATCACCTCGCTGATCTACGCCAGCTTCACCTTCCTGTTCTTTGCCCTGGAAGCGGCCATCATGGCCCTGGCGCTTGAGCTGTATTTCCACATCCCCCTGGCGCTGGCCTACGTCATCTGTTCGGTGATCGTGATCCCGCTGGTGGCGTACGGCATCACCCTGATCAACCGCCTGCAGATGTGGTCGCAGCCGCTGTGGCTGGTCCTGCTGCTGGTGCCGTACGTGTTCGTGATCTGCAAGAACCCCACGGCCCTGAGCGACTGGCTGACCTTTTCCGGGCGCGAAGGCGAAGGCAGTACCTTCGACCTGCTGCTGTTCGGTGCAGCGTTCAGCGTGGCGTTGTCGCTGGTCACGCAGATTGGCGAGCAGGTCGACTACCTGCGCTTCCTGCCGGAAAAGACCCGGCGCAACCGCAAGCGCTGGTGGGCGGCGTTGCTGATGGCCGGCCCCGGCTGGATCATACCCGGCGCCGTGAAAATCATGGCCGGGGCGTTCCTGGCGTTTCTCGCCCTGCAATACGAAGTGCCCATCGAGCGGGCCGCCGAACCGACGCAGATGTACCTGGTCGCCTATCGCTATGTCTTCAGCTCGCCGGAGTGGGCACTGGCGGCCATGACCCTGTTCGTGATCATTTCCCAGATCAAGATCAACCTGACCAACGCCTACGCCGGCTCCCTGGCTTGGTCGAATTTCTTCGCCCGCGTCACCCACAGCCATCCGGGGCGGGTGATCTGGCTGGTGTTCAACGTTGCCATTGCCCTGGTGCTGATGGAACTGGGCGTGTTCGATGCCATCGAGCAGGTGCTGGGGCTCTACGCCAATGTGGCGATCGCCTGGATTGGCGCGCTGGTCGCCGACCTGGTGATCAACAAGCCGCTGGGCTGGTCACCGCAACACATCGAGTTCAAGCGCGCGCACCTGTACGACATCAACCCGGTGGGCGTGGGCGCCATGCTGATCGCTTCGCTGGCCTCGTTTTGCGCGCACTTCGGGTTGTTCGGCTCGCTGGCCCAGGCGGCGCCGCCGCTGATCTCGCTGACCATCGCGCTGATCACCGCGCCCCTGCTGGCCTGGCTGACCCAAGGCCGCTACTACATCGCCCGCAGCAGCGACAGCCACCTGCTCTACCCCACCGGCGCCCAGGACAACCTGCGCTGCGGCCTGTGCAACAACCACTTCGAAACGCCGGACATGGCCTACTGCCCGGCCTACCGTTCACCGATCTGCTCGCTGTGCTGTTCGCTGGATGCGCGCTGCGCCGACCAGTGCAAGTCGCGGGCACGGCTGTCGCTGCAACTCGAAGACCTGATCACCCGGCTGCTGCCGCGCCTGCCGCGCCGCTACCTGCACACGCGGCTGGCGCAATACCTGGGCTTGCTGGCGATCCTGATGGCGGGGTCATCCGGCGGACTGGCGCTGATCTACAACCAGGTCGCCCATGGCCTGGTCGATCAGTCACCACAAGCCCAGCACCTGCTGACCCTGGCGTTTCTCAAGGCATTCCTGATGGTGTGCGTATCGGCCGGGGTGCTGGCCTGGTGGATCGTGCTGACCCGGGAAAGCCGGCGGGTCGCCCAGGAAGAATCCGAACGCCAGACGTCCTTGCTGATCCAGGAAATCGAAGCCCACGAGAAAACCGACCAGGCCCTGCAGGAAGCCAAGGAAGCTTCCGAAGCCGCCAACGCCGCCAAGAGCCGCTACATCACCGGCTTGTCCCATGAGCTGCGCACCCCGCTCAACAGCATCCTGGGGTTTACCCAGATCCTGCAACGCGATGGGCTCACGCCGGCCCAGCACCAGGACCCGTTGGCAACCATCATGCGCAGCAGCTCGCACCTGTTGTCGCTGATCGACGGCTTGCTGGACGTGGCCAAGATCGAGGCCGGTAAGTTGCGCCTGGAGCCCTCGGAAATCCTCTTCCAGGAATTTCTCCACGACCTGGAAAAAATCTTCGCCAGCACCGCCAGACACAAGAACCTGGGCTTTCGCCTGGAACTTGAGGGGCGCATGCCGATGGTGGTGCGCGGCGACGAAAAGCGCGTGCGGCAGATTTTGATCAACCTGTTGGGCAATGCGGTCAACTTCACCGACCGCGGCGAAGTGCTGCTGCGCGTCAGTTATCGCCGGGAAACCGCGATCTTCGACATCATCGACACCGGCATCGGCATCGCCCCGGAGCAGATCGACAGGATCTTCCAACCCTTCGAACGCGGCGGCCAGACCCGCCAGGACAACGGCGTGGGGCTGGGGCTGACCATCACCCGCATGCTCACCTCACTGATGGGCGGCGCATTGTCGGTGTCCAGCACACCGGGCGAAGGCACGCGCTTCCAGGTGCGCCTGTTTCTTTCCGAAGTGCGGGTGCCCAAGGCCGTCGAGGACGCCAACCACGATGTGATCGGCTACGAAGGCGCACGACGGCGGGTACTGGTGGTCGACGATCACATCGAACACCGCAAGGTCATCAGCGGCATGCTCGCCCCGCTCGGCTTCGACATCGTCCAGGCCGAGAACGGCATGGACGCGGTGCGCCAGGTGTCGCTGCTGCATCCGGACCTGATCCTGATGGACCTGTCCATGCCGGACATGGACGGCTGGGCCACCATCCGCATGATCCGCCATAACGCAGGCTCGAACGTGCCGGTGATCGTGCTGTCGGCCAACGCCAACACCTCCCCCGATGACAACCTCGGCCACGACTACCTGGCCAAGCCGGTGCACCTGCGGCATTTGCTCGACCGACTCAAACACCATTTGCAGCTTGAGTGGCGGCACCGTCCGCTCAACCGTGTCGAGACAAAGACGCCCTGGGTGCTGCCGCCGCGCCAGGACCTGGAAGATCTGTATGAGCTGTGCGGGCTCGGCCACGTGCGCGGCATCCAGAACAAACTCGATGCCATCGAACGCGACAGCATTGCAAGCGCCGGCTTCATTGCCGACCTGCGCACGCTGGCCAAGGGGTTCCGCCTCGACGAACTGAGCCTGCAACTCAAGGAGGTGCTCCATGAACGCCATCACCCAGGCGAATGA
- the urtA gene encoding urea ABC transporter substrate-binding protein — translation MEKALQGARSRLPRRLSLGAAALSLIAASIFSQSALADDANTTGLAVTATEVTVGQLHSATGTMAISETGSIQAERLAIDQINASGGILGRQIKVVQEDGASDWPTFAEKARKLLVGDKVAAVFGCWTSASRKAVLPVFEKENGLLYYPTFYEGLEQSKNVIYTGQEATQQILASLDWIAKEKGAKTFYLIGSDYIWPRTSMKIARKHIENVLHGTVVGEDYYPLGNTQFGSLINKVKLKKPDVVFAAVVGGSNVAFYKQLKAAGVTAAKQNLLTLSVTEDELLGIGGENMAGFYASMKYFQSLDNPNNKAFVDAFKAKYGKDAVMGDVTQAAYLGPWLWKAAVEKAGSFDIDKVVAASPGIELKTAPEGYVKIHDNHHLWSKTRIGEAQADGQFKVIYESDLIEPNPFPKGYQ, via the coding sequence ATGGAAAAAGCACTACAGGGCGCGAGAAGCCGACTTCCACGACGGCTGTCGCTGGGGGCCGCCGCGCTGTCGCTGATTGCCGCGAGCATTTTCAGTCAGTCGGCACTCGCCGATGACGCCAACACCACCGGCCTGGCCGTGACCGCCACCGAAGTCACCGTCGGCCAGCTGCATTCGGCCACCGGCACCATGGCGATCTCGGAAACCGGTTCGATCCAGGCCGAACGGCTGGCCATCGACCAGATCAACGCCTCAGGCGGGATTTTGGGTCGCCAGATCAAGGTCGTGCAGGAAGATGGTGCATCGGACTGGCCAACGTTCGCCGAAAAGGCGCGCAAGCTGCTGGTCGGCGACAAGGTGGCAGCGGTGTTCGGCTGCTGGACCTCGGCCTCGCGCAAGGCGGTGTTGCCGGTGTTCGAGAAAGAAAACGGCTTGCTCTACTACCCGACGTTCTACGAAGGCCTGGAGCAGTCCAAGAACGTGATCTACACCGGCCAGGAAGCCACCCAGCAGATTCTTGCGAGCCTGGACTGGATCGCCAAGGAGAAGGGCGCCAAGACCTTCTACCTGATCGGTTCGGACTACATCTGGCCGCGCACCTCGATGAAGATCGCCCGCAAGCACATTGAGAACGTGCTGCACGGCACCGTGGTCGGCGAAGACTACTACCCGTTGGGCAACACCCAGTTCGGTTCGTTGATCAACAAGGTCAAGCTGAAAAAGCCTGACGTGGTGTTCGCCGCAGTCGTCGGCGGTTCCAACGTGGCGTTCTACAAGCAGCTCAAGGCCGCCGGCGTGACGGCAGCCAAGCAGAACCTGCTGACGCTGTCGGTGACCGAAGATGAGCTGCTGGGCATCGGCGGGGAAAACATGGCCGGCTTCTATGCCTCGATGAAGTACTTCCAGAGCCTGGACAACCCCAACAACAAAGCCTTCGTCGACGCCTTCAAGGCCAAGTACGGCAAGGATGCGGTGATGGGCGACGTGACCCAGGCAGCCTACCTCGGCCCGTGGCTGTGGAAGGCGGCAGTGGAGAAGGCCGGCAGCTTCGACATCGACAAGGTGGTGGCCGCATCGCCTGGCATCGAGCTGAAAACCGCGCCTGAAGGCTACGTGAAGATCCACGACAACCATCATCTGTGGAGCAAGACCCGCATCGGTGAAGCCCAGGCCGACGGCCAGTTCAAGGTGATCTACGAGTCCGACCTGATCGAGCCGAACCCTTTCCCCAAAGGTTATCAATAA
- the urtB gene encoding urea ABC transporter permease subunit UrtB, which yields MQWLSDFGAIVVMQGFNGLSVFCVLLLMALGLAIIFGQMGVINMAHGEFLTVGAYTTYVLSTLVQNYLPSMQPYYFFFAIALSFLVAGSLGWVVERVMISRLYHRPLDTLLATWGLSLVMQQALRSIFGAREVSANPPEWLMGAVNLTDSIEIPRNGLFVMALTVLLTAGVFLMLYRTRWGLQVRATVQNRVMSRAVGINTREVDRMTFALGCGVAGVAGAAFTTIGSTGPTAGSLYIVDTFLVVVFGGAQSLLGTIASAFTIAQTQSVSEFFMSGSMAKVLTLSAVILILLLRPQGLFASKVRK from the coding sequence ATGCAATGGCTATCTGATTTCGGTGCCATCGTGGTCATGCAGGGGTTCAACGGGCTTTCCGTGTTCTGCGTGCTGCTGCTCATGGCCCTGGGGCTGGCGATCATTTTCGGCCAGATGGGCGTCATTAACATGGCCCACGGCGAATTTCTCACCGTGGGCGCCTACACCACCTACGTGCTGTCGACGCTGGTGCAGAACTACCTGCCGTCGATGCAGCCGTACTATTTCTTCTTCGCCATCGCCTTGTCGTTCCTGGTCGCGGGCTCGCTGGGCTGGGTGGTCGAGCGGGTGATGATCAGTCGCCTGTATCACCGCCCGCTGGACACGCTGCTGGCCACCTGGGGCCTGTCGCTGGTGATGCAACAGGCGCTGCGCTCGATCTTTGGCGCGCGGGAAGTCAGCGCCAATCCGCCGGAGTGGCTGATGGGCGCGGTCAACCTGACCGATTCCATCGAGATCCCGCGCAACGGCCTGTTCGTCATGGCGCTGACTGTGCTGCTGACCGCCGGCGTGTTCCTCATGTTGTACCGCACCCGCTGGGGCTTGCAGGTACGGGCGACGGTGCAGAACCGCGTCATGAGCCGGGCGGTGGGCATCAACACCCGTGAAGTGGACCGCATGACCTTTGCCCTCGGCTGCGGCGTGGCCGGGGTGGCAGGGGCGGCGTTCACCACCATCGGCTCGACCGGCCCGACCGCAGGCTCCCTGTACATCGTCGACACCTTCCTGGTGGTGGTGTTCGGCGGCGCGCAGAGCCTGCTGGGCACGATCGCCTCGGCGTTCACCATCGCCCAGACGCAGTCGGTCTCGGAGTTCTTCATGAGTGGATCGATGGCCAAGGTGCTGACCCTGTCGGCCGTGATCCTGATTCTGTTGCTGCGCCCGCAAGGGTTGTTCGCAAGCAAAGTGCGCAAGTAG
- the urtC gene encoding urea ABC transporter permease subunit UrtC, which produces MNTIDKLMGGRQGVVGLLILAALILVVFPLTLDAFRLNMVGKYLTYAFVAVGLVLCWGYGGILSLGQGVFFGLGGYCMAMFLKLEASDPESTKIQSTPGIPDFMDWNQITELPALWVPFHSFSFTVIAVVAVPVILALVIGAALFKRRVGDVYFSIVTQAIALILTVLIIGQQGLTGGVNGITDLKTLLGWDIRGDGAKLILYFINAVLLLGCILIGKFILASKLGRLLMAMRDKEERVRFSGYDVAGFKIFVYCVAAGFSAIGGAMFALQVGFMSPSFVGIVPSIEMVIFAAVGGRMSLLGAVYGSLLVNYGKTYFSESFPELWLYLMGGLFIAVVMYFPNGLAGVWETHGRKWLARLLPARKVAVVAPAVKAEAPTATPSEAPTTSRSMETQA; this is translated from the coding sequence ATGAACACGATAGACAAACTCATGGGCGGCCGGCAGGGCGTGGTTGGCCTGCTGATTCTCGCCGCGCTGATCCTGGTGGTATTTCCGCTCACCCTCGACGCGTTCCGCTTGAACATGGTCGGCAAATACCTGACGTACGCCTTCGTCGCCGTGGGCCTGGTGCTGTGCTGGGGTTATGGCGGCATCCTGAGCCTGGGGCAGGGCGTGTTCTTCGGGCTGGGCGGCTACTGCATGGCGATGTTCCTCAAGCTTGAGGCCAGCGACCCGGAAAGTACCAAGATCCAGTCGACGCCGGGGATCCCCGACTTCATGGACTGGAACCAGATCACCGAGCTGCCAGCCCTGTGGGTGCCGTTCCACAGTTTCAGCTTCACCGTGATCGCGGTGGTTGCCGTGCCGGTCATCCTCGCCCTGGTGATCGGTGCAGCACTGTTCAAGCGCCGCGTGGGCGACGTGTACTTCTCCATCGTTACCCAGGCCATCGCGCTGATCCTCACCGTGCTGATCATCGGCCAGCAGGGCCTGACCGGCGGCGTCAACGGCATCACCGACCTGAAAACCCTGCTCGGCTGGGACATCCGCGGCGATGGTGCCAAGCTGATCCTGTACTTCATCAACGCCGTGCTGCTGCTGGGCTGCATCCTGATCGGCAAGTTCATCCTCGCTTCCAAGCTCGGCCGACTGCTGATGGCGATGCGCGACAAGGAAGAGCGCGTGCGCTTCTCCGGTTACGACGTCGCCGGCTTCAAGATCTTCGTGTATTGCGTGGCTGCCGGGTTCTCCGCGATTGGCGGGGCGATGTTCGCCTTGCAGGTGGGGTTCATGTCGCCGTCGTTCGTCGGCATCGTGCCGTCGATCGAGATGGTCATCTTCGCTGCCGTGGGCGGGCGCATGTCGCTGTTGGGCGCGGTCTACGGCTCGCTGCTGGTCAACTATGGCAAGACCTACTTCTCCGAATCCTTCCCGGAACTGTGGCTGTACCTGATGGGCGGGCTGTTCATCGCCGTGGTCATGTACTTCCCCAACGGCCTGGCGGGGGTCTGGGAGACTCACGGGCGCAAATGGCTCGCGCGGCTGCTGCCGGCGCGCAAGGTCGCGGTCGTGGCCCCGGCGGTCAAGGCCGAGGCGCCAACTGCAACTCCAAGTGAAGCTCCGACAACCTCCCGTTCGATGGAGACTCAAGCATGA
- the urtD gene encoding urea ABC transporter ATP-binding protein UrtD — MSQATAFHMPKPVLAIEGLTVSFDGFKAVDNLNLYIDRNEVRVVIGPNGAGKTTVLDLICGKTRTTSGSIEFKGRELTKMKEYDIVRAGVGRKFQTPSIYDNLTVFENLEMSFPKGRTVFGALFFKRSAEVVQRVHEVAADIFLGELLQQHAGLLSHGQKQWLEIGMLLMQDPELLMLDEPVAGMSVSERAQTAELLNRISQGRSVLVIEHDMEFVQSIAHKVTVLHQGKVLAEGSMESVQKNPKVIEVYLGH; from the coding sequence ATGAGCCAGGCGACTGCTTTTCACATGCCCAAGCCGGTGCTGGCCATCGAAGGGCTGACCGTTTCGTTCGATGGCTTCAAGGCGGTGGACAACCTCAACCTGTACATCGACCGCAACGAAGTGCGCGTGGTCATCGGCCCCAACGGGGCAGGCAAGACCACGGTGCTCGATCTGATCTGCGGCAAGACCCGCACCACCAGCGGCAGCATCGAGTTCAAGGGGCGCGAGCTGACGAAGATGAAGGAATACGACATCGTCCGCGCCGGCGTCGGCCGCAAGTTCCAGACGCCGTCGATCTACGACAACCTGACGGTGTTCGAGAACCTGGAAATGTCCTTCCCCAAAGGCCGTACGGTGTTCGGCGCGCTGTTCTTCAAGCGCAGCGCCGAGGTGGTGCAACGGGTCCACGAGGTGGCGGCGGACATCTTCTTGGGCGAGCTGTTGCAGCAGCACGCGGGGCTGTTGTCCCACGGCCAGAAGCAGTGGCTGGAAATCGGCATGCTGCTGATGCAGGACCCGGAGCTGCTGATGCTCGACGAGCCGGTGGCCGGGATGAGCGTCAGTGAGCGGGCGCAGACCGCCGAGCTGCTCAACCGCATCAGCCAGGGCCGCTCGGTGCTGGTGATCGAGCACGACATGGAGTTCGTGCAGAGCATCGCGCACAAGGTCACGGTGCTGCACCAGGGCAAGGTGCTCGCCGAGGGCAGCATGGAGTCGGTGCAGAAAAACCCGAAAGTCATCGAAGTCTACCTGGGCCACTGA
- the urtE gene encoding urea ABC transporter ATP-binding subunit UrtE produces MFAINQLACGYGQSQILHDLDLNVAKQEIVAVMGRNGMGKTTLFKSLMGILPQWRGQVSVGGVEISAMETHARVDHGLAYVPQGRMIFPAMTVLENIQTGLPAAARGKVPEDLYALFPVLFDMRSRRGGNLSGGQQQQLAIARALATNPKVLLLDEPTEGIQPSVIKDIARTLKEIRNLRDLTIVVSEQVLSFTLEIADRFLVIEKGRFVVEETRANVDEATISRYLSV; encoded by the coding sequence ATGTTTGCAATCAATCAGCTGGCCTGCGGCTACGGCCAGAGCCAGATCCTGCACGACCTCGACCTGAACGTCGCCAAGCAGGAAATCGTCGCGGTCATGGGCCGCAACGGCATGGGCAAGACCACGCTGTTCAAGAGCCTGATGGGCATCCTGCCGCAATGGCGCGGCCAGGTGAGCGTCGGCGGTGTGGAGATTTCCGCCATGGAAACCCATGCCCGGGTCGATCACGGTCTGGCCTACGTGCCGCAGGGGCGGATGATCTTCCCGGCGATGACCGTCCTGGAGAACATCCAGACCGGCCTGCCGGCGGCGGCCAGGGGCAAGGTGCCAGAAGACCTGTACGCGTTGTTCCCGGTGCTGTTCGACATGCGCAGCCGGCGCGGCGGCAACCTCTCCGGCGGCCAGCAGCAACAACTGGCGATCGCCCGTGCCCTGGCGACCAACCCCAAGGTGCTGCTGCTCGACGAGCCAACCGAGGGCATCCAGCCGTCGGTGATCAAGGACATCGCCCGCACCCTCAAGGAGATCCGCAACCTGCGCGACCTGACCATCGTCGTTTCCGAGCAGGTGCTGTCGTTCACCCTGGAAATCGCCGACCGTTTCCTGGTGATCGAGAAGGGCCGCTTCGTGGTCGAGGAAACCCGCGCTAACGTCGATGAGGCCACGATCAGCCGCTATCTGTCGGTGTAA
- the fmdA gene encoding formamidase encodes MTEVLIKVDLNQPATENEQIHNRWHPDIPMACWVKPGDDFILETYDWTAGAIKNDDDASDVRDVDLSTVHYLSGPVGVHGAEPGDLLVVDLLDIGARADSQWGFNGFFSRQNGGGFLTDHFPSAQKAIWDFKGMMTSSRHIPGVEFAGLIHPGLIGCLPDHKMLAEWNRREQELINTNPERVPPLANPPFAKTAHLGKMKGPERDMAAATGARTVPPREHGGNCDIKDLSRGSKVFFPVYVDGAGLSVGDLHFSQGDGEITFCGAIEMAGWVHMRVELIKGGMEKYGIRSPIFKPSPIIPTYNKYLIFEGISVDESGKQHYLDVNIAYKQACLNAINYMTKFGYSPAQGYALLGSAPVQGHISGVVDIPNACATLWLPTEIFQFDINPSANGPTRYIDGSIDLPIAPDK; translated from the coding sequence ATGACCGAAGTGTTGATCAAAGTAGACCTGAATCAGCCAGCCACGGAAAACGAGCAGATTCACAACCGCTGGCACCCGGACATCCCGATGGCGTGCTGGGTCAAGCCTGGTGACGACTTCATCCTGGAAACCTACGACTGGACGGCGGGCGCGATCAAGAACGACGACGACGCCAGCGACGTGCGCGATGTCGACCTGTCCACCGTGCACTACCTGTCGGGGCCGGTGGGCGTACACGGCGCCGAGCCGGGCGACCTGCTGGTGGTCGACCTGCTCGACATCGGCGCCAGGGCCGACTCGCAGTGGGGCTTCAACGGCTTCTTCTCGCGGCAGAACGGTGGCGGTTTCCTCACCGACCATTTCCCTTCGGCGCAAAAAGCCATCTGGGACTTCAAGGGCATGATGACCAGCTCGCGGCACATTCCCGGCGTGGAGTTCGCCGGCCTGATCCACCCCGGCCTGATCGGCTGCCTGCCCGATCACAAGATGCTCGCCGAGTGGAACCGTCGCGAGCAGGAGCTGATCAACACCAACCCCGAGCGCGTACCGCCGCTGGCCAACCCGCCATTCGCCAAGACCGCCCACCTGGGCAAGATGAAAGGCCCCGAGCGCGACATGGCCGCCGCCACTGGCGCGCGGACCGTGCCGCCACGCGAACACGGTGGTAACTGCGACATCAAGGACCTGTCCCGGGGTTCCAAGGTGTTCTTCCCGGTGTATGTCGACGGCGCTGGCCTGTCGGTGGGCGACCTGCACTTCAGCCAGGGTGACGGCGAAATCACCTTCTGCGGCGCCATCGAAATGGCCGGCTGGGTGCACATGCGCGTCGAACTGATCAAGGGCGGCATGGAGAAGTACGGGATCAGGAGCCCGATCTTCAAGCCAAGCCCGATCATCCCGACGTACAACAAGTACCTGATCTTCGAAGGGATCTCGGTGGATGAAAGCGGCAAGCAGCACTACCTGGACGTCAACATCGCCTACAAGCAGGCCTGCCTGAACGCCATCAACTACATGACCAAGTTCGGTTATTCGCCTGCACAAGGTTATGCATTGCTGGGCTCGGCGCCGGTGCAGGGGCATATCAGCGGGGTCGTCGACATTCCGAACGCCTGCGCCACGTTGTGGCTGCCGACGGAGATCTTCCAGTTCGACATCAACCCGAGTGCCAACGGGCCGACGCGCTACATCGACGGCAGCATCGACCTGCCGATCGCGCCGGACAAGTAG
- a CDS encoding zinc ribbon domain-containing protein, with product MAMYEYDCPECGYFTAMRPMADSALPCDCPTCGTSSLRVILSAPGLATMAGNTRKAIAANERSAHAPKTVDEYRDSARHPKGCGCCGPSKKVEPSKANPHALKGKASGRPWMISH from the coding sequence ATGGCCATGTACGAATACGATTGCCCCGAGTGCGGTTATTTCACGGCGATGCGGCCGATGGCGGACAGCGCCTTGCCCTGCGATTGCCCGACATGCGGGACGTCCAGCCTGCGGGTGATCCTTTCGGCGCCGGGCCTGGCGACCATGGCCGGCAACACGCGCAAGGCCATCGCCGCCAACGAACGCAGCGCCCATGCACCGAAAACTGTGGATGAATATCGCGACAGCGCCCGCCACCCCAAGGGTTGCGGTTGCTGCGGACCGAGCAAGAAAGTCGAACCGAGCAAGGCCAACCCCCATGCCCTCAAGGGCAAGGCCTCGGGCCGGCCGTGGATGATCAGCCACTGA
- a CDS encoding cytochrome c3 family protein yields the protein MKALFALLKEYWGILRRPSVYFSLGFLTLGGFIAGIVFWGGFNTALELTNTEKFCTSCHEMRDNVFVELQETIHYTNRSGVRASCPDCHVPHEWTHKIARKMQASKEVWGKIFGTIDTRDKFLTLRRELAEHEWARLKANDSRECRNCHNFEFMDFTRQSKRAAAMHSTSLANGEATCIDCHKGIAHKLPDMSGVKGW from the coding sequence ATGAAAGCACTGTTCGCCCTGCTTAAGGAGTACTGGGGCATCCTGCGTCGGCCCAGCGTCTACTTCAGCCTGGGGTTCCTGACGCTGGGCGGTTTCATTGCCGGGATCGTGTTCTGGGGTGGTTTCAACACGGCGCTGGAGCTGACCAACACCGAAAAATTCTGCACCTCGTGCCATGAGATGCGCGACAACGTGTTCGTCGAGTTGCAGGAAACCATCCACTACACCAACCGCTCCGGCGTGCGCGCCAGTTGCCCGGACTGCCACGTGCCCCACGAGTGGACCCACAAGATCGCGCGCAAGATGCAGGCCTCCAAGGAAGTCTGGGGCAAGATCTTCGGCACCATCGACACCCGCGACAAGTTCCTCACCCTGCGCCGCGAACTGGCCGAACACGAATGGGCGCGGCTCAAGGCCAACGATTCACGGGAATGTCGCAACTGCCACAACTTCGAGTTCATGGACTTCACCCGCCAGAGCAAGCGCGCGGCGGCCATGCACTCGACGTCGCTGGCCAATGGCGAAGCGACGTGCATCGACTGTCACAAGGGCATCGCCCACAAGTTGCCGGACATGAGCGGGGTCAAGGGCTGGTAG